The Luteitalea sp. genomic sequence GAGCGAAGTCGATGCGGCGAAGGACCCTTCTCTGGGAGAGCACCGTGGAGCAGAAGAACATCCCGCGCGTCGAGAAGCCCTGGGGCTATGAGCTCCACTGGGCCATCACGGACCGCTATGTGGGTAAGCTCATTCACATTACCAAGGGACACGCCCTGAGCCTGCAATACCACCGGAAAAAGGACGAGACGATCTTCCTCTCGTCCGGGCGTTTGCTCTTCGAGATGCAGGAAGGGGAAACGTTGGTGGCGAGGGAGCTCGCCCCGGGTGACCGTGTCCACGTGGCACCAACGACCGTGCACCGGATGACGGCGCTCGAGGACTGTGACGTCTTCGAAGTCTCTACGCCGGAGCTCGATGACGTGGTGAGGTTGGAAGATCGGTACGGGCGGGTCGATACGGGGGCTTAGGGATCTAGGGATCTAGGGATCTAGGGATCTAGGGATCTAGGGGAAGGTAGCTCGGAGTAAGCAAATCGCGGCGAGCCGCCCTGCCGGTTCCGACGTAGGCCTCATGCGCTCGAACAACCGTGCCCTTGATCCCTTGATCCCTAGTTCCCTTGATCCCTGTTCCTAGAAAGGAATATCGTCGTCCGCGGCGGGACCACCAACAGGTGCCGGCTCCGGAGCGCCGGAGTCGGCATCGGTCGCGGCGGCGCCACGCGGCGCACCACCCAGCAACTGGATGCGGTCGGCCAGTACCTCGGTGGTATAGCGCTTCTGGCCGTCACGATCGTCCCAAGATCTCGTCTGCAGGCGCCCC encodes the following:
- a CDS encoding cupin encodes the protein MRRRTLLWESTVEQKNIPRVEKPWGYELHWAITDRYVGKLIHITKGHALSLQYHRKKDETIFLSSGRLLFEMQEGETLVARELAPGDRVHVAPTTVHRMTALEDCDVFEVSTPELDDVVRLEDRYGRVDTGA